The DNA sequence CGTTGCTGGAGGCCGCCAGCCTGTCACCGGCGAGCTTACGCCGCTTTCAGCATAACCAGCCGGAATCGTTGCAATCATTGCTGCAAAAACCGGTGAGCGGACAGACGCTGGTGGTGACAGAGGGGGTCTTTAGTATGGATGGCGACAGTGCGCCGTTGGCGGCGCTGGCGCAGCACTGCCGTGACCACCACAGTTGGCTGATGGTGGATGATGCGCACGGCATCGGCGTGACTGGCGCACAAGGGCGCGGCAGTGCGTGGCGGCAGGGGGTGAAACCGGACGTGCTGGTCGTCACCTTTGGTAAAGCGTTTGGCGTCAGCGGGGCGGCCATTCTGTGCAGCGAGTCCGTTGCGGCGTATCTGGTGCAGTTTGCCCGCCACCTTATCTACAGCACGGCGATGCCACCCGCGCAGGCCACGGCACTGAGTGCGGCACTGGCGATCATTCAGGGGGACGAGGGCGATGCGCGGCGGGCGTTACTGGCGCAGCATATCCAGCGCTTTCGCGCCGGCATCGGCACGCTGGCGCTGCAATCGCCTGCGTCAGCCAGCCCGATTCAGCCACTTATCGTCGGCGACAATCGCCGGGCAATCTGGCTGGCGCAGCATCTGCGTGAGCAGGGCATCTGGGTGACGGCGATGCGTCCGCCGACGGTTCCGCCGGGTACGGCGCGCTTGCGCATTACCTTAACGGCGGCGCATCAGCCGGAGGATATCGACCGTTTACTGGAGGCGTTACCATGGCGCTGAGTGAACCTGTAACCGCCCATAAGCGCGCCATCGCCCGTGCGTTTGGCCGGGCGGCCAAACAGTATGACCAGTTTGCCGCGCTGCAACGCGACAGCGGGGAGCAACTCGTGGCGATGGTGGCGGCGAATGCCGGGCTGAATGTGCTGGATGCCGGTTGTGGCACCGGCTAT is a window from the Dickeya lacustris genome containing:
- the bioF gene encoding 8-amino-7-oxononanoate synthase, coding for MSWQQRIDDALAQRRAQDAYRVRLPNQGGSTRWLMRESHRYLNYASNDYLGLSQHPAIVSAWQQGAARYGVGSGGSGHVTGYSEAHAALEQQLADWLGYDSALLMISGFAANQAVVLALLGEHDRILADRLSHASLLEAASLSPASLRRFQHNQPESLQSLLQKPVSGQTLVVTEGVFSMDGDSAPLAALAQHCRDHHSWLMVDDAHGIGVTGAQGRGSAWRQGVKPDVLVVTFGKAFGVSGAAILCSESVAAYLVQFARHLIYSTAMPPAQATALSAALAIIQGDEGDARRALLAQHIQRFRAGIGTLALQSPASASPIQPLIVGDNRRAIWLAQHLREQGIWVTAMRPPTVPPGTARLRITLTAAHQPEDIDRLLEALPWR